A single window of Zea mays cultivar B73 chromosome 10, Zm-B73-REFERENCE-NAM-5.0, whole genome shotgun sequence DNA harbors:
- the LOC103641807 gene encoding uncharacterized protein isoform X1, with amino-acid sequence MKGQIAPVVSQGDGDGSCSHALSSVKSPLYDAAATHRQAKVIWCGWVFWRDFFPHHTGRKASAAPSFVLDAAGMQELLDAAAARKQTGDAAPSVAKRTGMGKAAAAGSTRLQRAMEADFQGAGTAEGRQRPGTALGLKRKVAAMAAAPSVVAPPVHDFTTFCSTASSIAGSQAFSSIPNFTSGHAISSPTTPPWVRSEATDPAAWYVARQVAASSLVVFSISYAI; translated from the exons ATGAAGGGACAGATCGCTCCCGTCGTCTCGCAAGGCGACGGTGACGGCTCGTGCTCCCATGCTTTATCGTCGGTAAAATCGCCGTTGTACGATGCGGCTGCGACTCATCGACAAGCGAAGGTGATTTGGTGTGGCTGGGTGTTTTGGCGCGATTTTTTTCCTCACCACACG GGGAGGAAGGCATCCGCGGCGCCGTCATTTGTGCTGGATGCGGCGGGGATGCAGGAACTTCTAGATGCGGCGGCGGCGCGGAAGCAGACTGGCGATGCAGCACCGTCGGTGGCTAAGAGGACCGGCATGGGgaaggcggcagcagcagggtcgACACGCTTGCAACGTGCTATGGAGGCGGACTTTCAAGGAGCAGGCACAGCGGAGGGCCGCCAGCGGCCAGGCACAGCTTTGGGATTGAAGCGGAAGGTGGCCGCCATGGCAGCTGCTCCATCCGTGGTGGCTCCACCTGTTCATGATTTCACGACCTTCTGTAGCACAGCTTCATCCATCGCTGGGAGCCAAGCCTTCAGCAGCATCCCAAACTTCACGAGTGGACATGCAATTTCTTCACCGACAACTCCTCCATGGGTACGAAGTGAAGCAACGGATCCAGCAGCCTGGTACGTAGCAAGGCAAGTAGCAGCTTCCTCCTTGGTTGTGTTCTCCATATCGTACGCGATCTGA
- the LOC103641807 gene encoding uncharacterized protein isoform X2 produces the protein MKGQIAPVVSQGDGDGSCSHALSSVKSPLYDAAATHRQAKVIWCGWVFWRDFFPHHTGRKASAAPSFVLDAAGMQELLDAAAARKQTGDAAPSVAKRTGMGKAAAAGSTRLQRAMEADFQGAGTAEGRQRPGTALGLKRKVAAMAAAPSVVAPPVHDFTTFCSTASSIAGSQAFSSIPNFTSGHAISSPTTPPWVRSEATDPAACS, from the exons ATGAAGGGACAGATCGCTCCCGTCGTCTCGCAAGGCGACGGTGACGGCTCGTGCTCCCATGCTTTATCGTCGGTAAAATCGCCGTTGTACGATGCGGCTGCGACTCATCGACAAGCGAAGGTGATTTGGTGTGGCTGGGTGTTTTGGCGCGATTTTTTTCCTCACCACACG GGGAGGAAGGCATCCGCGGCGCCGTCATTTGTGCTGGATGCGGCGGGGATGCAGGAACTTCTAGATGCGGCGGCGGCGCGGAAGCAGACTGGCGATGCAGCACCGTCGGTGGCTAAGAGGACCGGCATGGGgaaggcggcagcagcagggtcgACACGCTTGCAACGTGCTATGGAGGCGGACTTTCAAGGAGCAGGCACAGCGGAGGGCCGCCAGCGGCCAGGCACAGCTTTGGGATTGAAGCGGAAGGTGGCCGCCATGGCAGCTGCTCCATCCGTGGTGGCTCCACCTGTTCATGATTTCACGACCTTCTGTAGCACAGCTTCATCCATCGCTGGGAGCCAAGCCTTCAGCAGCATCCCAAACTTCACGAGTGGACATGCAATTTCTTCACCGACAACTCCTCCATGGGTACGAAGTGAAGCAACGGATCCAGCAGCCTG CTCTTGA